CGTACGCCTCGGCCAGAGTCACGAAATCAGGGACCCGCACAGTGTCGTGCCCGGTGTTGAGGTCGGTGTTGGAGTAGCGGCCGTCGTAGAACAGCGTCTGCCACTGCCGCACCATCCCGAGCGACGAGTTGTTGATGATCGCCACTTTGATCGGGATGTCGTTGATCGTGCAGGTGGCGAGCTCCTGGTTGGTCATCTGGAAGCAACCGTCGCCGTCGATCGCCCACACGACGCAGTCGGGCTGGGCGACCTTCGCTCCCATCGCGGCAGGCACGGAGTAGCCCATGGTGCCCGCGCCGCCCGAGTTCAGCCACGAGTTGGGACGCTCGTACTTGATGAACTGCGCGGCCCACATCTGGTGCTGGCCGACACCGGCGGCGTAGATCGCCTCCGGTCCCGTCAGCTCGCCGATGCGCTGGATGATGTGCTGCGGGGCCAGGAGGCCGTCGCTGGTGGGCGTGAACCCGAGGGGGAACTCCTCACGGAGGCCGTTCAGGTAGGTCCACCACTCGGCGAGGTCGGGTTCGCCGTCCTTAGCGACGTCCCGGTAGGCCACGGTCAGACCGACGATGACCTCTTTGGCGTCGCCGACGATGGGGACGTCGGCGACGCGGATCTTGGAGATCTCGGCGGGGTCGACGTCGACGTGGACGATCTTCGCGTGAGGAGCGAACAGGCTGGTTTTGCCGGTCACACGGTCGTCGAACCGCGCGCCGAGCGACACGATGAGATCCGACTCCTGCAGGGCGAGGACGGCCGGGACCGTCCCGTGCATCCCCGGCATCCCCAGATGCTGCGCATGAGTGTCGGGGAAGGCCCCGCGGGCCATGAGCGTGGTCGTGACCGGCAAGCCGGTGGTCTCGGCGAGCTCGAGCAGCTCCTGCGAGGCGCGTGAGCGGATGACGCCCCCGCCCACGTACAGGATGGGCTTCTTGGCCTCGGCAAGCAGCTGCGCCGCCGCGAGGATCTGTTTGCCATGTGCCTTGGTGACCGGCCGGTAGCCCGGCAGGTCGACCTTAAGCGGCCACACGAACGGTGCTCTGCTCTGCTGGGCGTCTTTGGTGATGTCGACCAGCACCGGGCCGGGACGGCCGGTGCCGGCGATGTGGTACGCCGCCGCGATCGTCACCGGGATCTCCTCGGCGCTCTTGACGAGGAAGGAGTGCTTGGTGATCGGCATGGTGATGCCGACGATGTCCGCCTCCTGGAAGGCGTCCGTGCCCATCAGCGTGGAGAAGACCTGGCCGGTGATGAACACCACCGGAACCGAGTCCATGTGGGCGTCCATGATCGCCGTGACGAGGTTCGTCGCACCGGGGCCGGAGGTCGCCATTGCGACGCCGACCTTGTTCGAGGCGGCAGCGTACCCTTCGGCCGCGTGGCCACCGCCCTGTTCGTGCCGGACCAGGATGTGACGGATCGTGTCCGAGTCCATGATCGCGTCGTAGATCGGCAGGATGGCGCCGCCGGGGAGTCCGAAGACATCGGTGACGCCGAGGAGCTCGAGGGTGCGGACGACCGACTCGGAGCCGGTCAGTTGTTCGGGCGCCGCTGTGCCGGTCGACGCGGAGAGCGCCACCGTGCTGGGCGACGCGGTCGTGTGGTTCGCATCCGAGGACATGCCTTCATCGGTCCCTTGCGTACGTGATGGTTGATAGTGCTGGAGTGGGGCGAAGGACTACCCGGTGACCGCACCCTCCGCAGCGGAGCGAACGAGCTTGGAGTACTTCGCGAGAACGCCACGGGTATAGCGCGGAGGAAGAGGCGCCCAGCCGTCCCGGCGGGCGGTCAGCTCTGACTCGTCGACCAGTAGGTCGAGGGAGCGAGCCGCGATATCGACCCGTATCAAATCACCATCGCGCACGAATGCGATGGGACCAGCGTCCACCGCTTCGGGTGCTATGTGGCCGATGCACAGGCCGGTTGTGCCGCCTGAGAATCGCCCGTCCGTCAAGAGTAGTACATCCTTGCCGAGGCCTGCACCCTTGATGGTGGCGGTGATCGCGAGCATCTCGCGCATCCCGGGACCGCCCTTCGGCCCTTCGTAGCAGATGACGACCACATCGCCGGCGTTGATCCGGCCCGCGGTGAGAGCGTCCATAGCGGCGCGCTCGCGCTCGAACACGCGCGCTGGGCCCTCGAACACCTCGGCGTCGAAACCAGCCGTCTTGACAACGGCGCCCTCCGGAGCGAGCGTGCCCTTGAGGATTGTGAGCCCCCCTGTCGGGTGGATGGGGTTGTCCAGCGAGCGCAGGACGGTGCCGTCCGGTGCGGGCGGGTCGATCTCCGCCAGGTTCTCCGCGACGGTCTTGCCGGTCACGGTGAGGCAGTCCCCGTGCAGCAGGCCCGCGTCCAGGAGCGCCTTCATGACGACCGGGACACCACCGTGACGGTCGACGTCGTTCATGACGTACGTGCCGAACGGTTTGAGATCGCCGATGTGCGGAACCGTCTCGCCGATGCGGTTGAAATCGTCGATGGTGAGGTCAACCTCGGCCTCGCGCGCGATGGCGAGCAGGTGAAGCACGACGTTCGTCGACCCGCCGAAGGCCATCGCCACCGCGATGGCGTTCTCGAACGCCTTCTTGGTGAGGATGTCGCGAGCCGTGATGCCCTGCTTCAGCAGGGAGACAACAGCCTCGCCGGAGCGGTGGGCGAAGGAGTCGCGCCGCCGGTCGGCCGAGGGCGGCGCAGCCGAGCCGGGCAGGCTCATCCCGAGTGCCTCGGCGACGGACGCCATGGTGTTCGCGGTGTACATGCCGCCGCAGGCTCCTTCACCCGGGGCTATGGCGCACTCGATGCGTTTGAGGTCCTCCTCGCTCATCTTGCCGGCCTTGCACGCACCGACAGCCTCGAACGAGTCGATGATCGTGACGTCCTTCTCGGTGCCGTCGCTGAGTTTGACCCAGCCGGGCGCGATGGAGCCCGCGTAGAGGAAGATCGCGGAGAGGTCGAGACGGGCCGCGGCCATCAGCATGCCCGGCAGCGATTTGTCGCAGCCGGCGAGGAGGACGGTGCCGTCGAGCCGCTCGGCCATCATGACCGTCTCGACCGAGTCGGCGATGACCTCACGGGAGACGAGCGAGAAGTGCATTCCCTCGTGCCCCATCGAGATACCGTCGGAGACCGAGACGGTACCGAATTGCAGCGGATAACCGCCACCGGAGTGGACGCCTTCTTTGGCGCCCTGGGCCAGCCGGTCGAGCGAGAGGTTGCACGGCGTGATCTCGTTCCAGGACGAGGCGATGCCGATCTGCGGCTTCTCCCAGTCGGCGTCCCCCATGCCGACCGCACGGAGCATCCCGCGGCTCGTGGTGGCTTCGATCCCGTCCGTGACAACGCGCGAACGCGGTTTCCAATCGATCTGAGGCATGGGACAACTCTAAGACTGTTTGGATGCTGCCTCGTCCATATGGCCGGATCGGTGGAGAACAGGCACCGTGAGCCCGTCTGTGGAGGAATCGCGACGCCTCAGCGGGCGGCGCGCGCCTCCGACAGCAGTGTCAGCAGAGCGGCGATCGCGCGCTCATCCGCCACGCGGTACTGCGCCGTCGTCTCACCTGGTCCGACCTTGACGCCGACATCGCCCCGCCCCGGCACAAGGACGCGGAAGCCGTCTTCATCCGTCACGTCGTCCCCGGCGAAGAGCACAGCCGTCGCCTTCGTGTACTCGCGCAACCGGTCGATGCCATCGCCTTTGTCGGCGTCCCACACCGAGAACTCGATAATGTCCTTGCCGTCGCGGATGGTGAGATCGCTGCTGACGGACGCGGCCGCAGCACGGGCACGGGCCACGACGTCCTCGGCTCCCTCACCCTCCAGCAGTCGGTAATGCACGCCAAAGCCCACGGGTTTCACTTCCAGCCGCGTGCCGGGAACGCTCTGCACCAGAGCGCCGAGGACCTCGCCCAGGCGATCGAGAGCCGCCCGCTCCTCGGTGGCGAGGTCGAGGGAGACACCCTCACGGCCGAAACGGATCTCGACGCCGTGGGAGCCGATGAGGAGCGCGTCTCCATCTGCCTCGGTGACCGTCTCGAGGCTCGACAGCGGCCGTCCGGAGACATAGGCAACCCGGGTGCCCGGCATCTGCTCCAATCGATCGAGCGCCGCCTTCGCCTCGGGGAGGGCGCGGGCAGCCTTCGGAATGTCCACGAACGGCGCGAGCGTCCCGTCGAAGTCGAGCGCGACCAGCAGGCGCTCGGTGCCCGCAAGCGCGCTCACCGCGGCGGCGAGGTCGGCGGAGGTGGACGGCTGGGGGGATGCGGTGCTGGTCATGCTTCTTCCGGTGGAGTTCAGGGTGGGGAACGCGGGTCAGCGCCGGTTGACCGGCGAATTCTGCAGCGGGTGGTCGCCATGCGCACGGCGGATCAGCGCGTCGAGGAAGGACGCGGACCAGCGCGCGACATCGTTGGTGAGCACCTTCTTGCGGAGGGCGCGCATCCGGCGGGTGCGGTCGCGACGCGGCATCTCGACGGCCTGCGCGATGGCGTCCTTGAGCCCCTCGATGTCGTGCGGGTTGATGAGGAGCGCCTGGCGCAGCTCATCGGACGCGCCGGCGAACTCGCTGAGAATGAGCACGCCGTCCTCGTCCACACGGGTGGCGACGTATTCCTTGGCGACCAGGTTCATTCCATCGCGCAGCGCCGTGACGAGCATGACATCGGCCGCGAGGTAGAGCGCGACCATCTCCTCACGCGGATAGCCGTGATGGAGATAGGCGACGGCGGTGTGACCGAGGGTGGAGTAATCGCCGTTGATCCGGCCGACCGTCAGCTCGATCTCGTCACGGAGCTGGCGGTAGGTCTCGACCCGTTCGCGGCTGGGACTCGCGACCTGCACGAGGGTCGCTTTCTCGACATCGAGCCGACCGTCGCGAAGCAACTCGCCGAACGCCTTGAGGCGGTGGCCGATCCCCTTCGTGTAGTCGAGGCGGTCGACACCCAGCATGATCGTCTCGGGGTTGCCGAGCTCCTCGCGGATCGCAGCGGCCCTGGCCCGGATCTCCGGGCGGCGGGCGAGTTCCTGGTACTGCTCGACGTCGATCGAGATCGGGAATGCGCGCGCGAGGACCGTCCGGACGAGCCCGCCGTGGCGGTTGGCCGTGACGTGACGGTGCGATCCGGCCTCGGGGTCGTCGCTCTCGATCGGCACATCGATGATCGGCCCGCGCGTCTCGTAGCCCTTCAGCCGGCGGACGGCACGCGAGAAGTTGCTGGCGTCGGCGACGCGCTGGAAGCCGACGACATCCGCACCCAGCAGCCCGTCGATGATCTGACGACGCCAGGGCAGCTGCGAGTAGATGCCATAGGGCGGGAACGGGATGTGGTTGAAGAATCCGATGACAAGGTCCGGACGCGACTCCCGCAGCATCTCGGGGACGAGCTGAAGCTGGTAGTCGTGTACCCACACGACCGCGCCTTTCGCTGCGACCGCGGCGGCGGCGGCCGCGAACCGGCGGTTGACCGCGACGTACGTCTCCCACCATTCGCGGTGGTAGCTCGGCGGTGCGATCACATCGTGGTAGAGCGGCCAGAGCGTGTCGTTGGAGAAGCCTTCGTAATACTCTTGCAGGTCCTGTTCGCTCAGCGGCACCGGCAGGATGGCGATGCCGTCCACCTCGAACGGCTCGACCTCCTCTCCGGCGACACCGGCCCAGCCGATCCAGACGCCGTCCTCCGCCCTCATGACCGGCTTCAGGGCGGCGACCAGGCCGCCGGGCGACGGGCGCCAGCTCGATTCGCCTGTTTCGTCCACCACACGGTCGACGGGCAACCGGTTCGAGACGATCACGAGGTCATAGCTGGCGGACGGTTTCTTGACCGGGGACAGGTTAATGGTCTGTCAACTCCCTCGGGACGCGACATGGCAGCGGATATCCGTCACAGTACCAGCGCGTGCGGGAAGTACACGGGATCGGTCGCCGTCCGGTCATGAGAAGTTCACATCCGGGTGGTTCGAGTGGGGCCGTGATGCGCATCGGCATGAGCACGGCCGGCGTCTCTCCGCACGGCGTCGCGGAGGCTTTTCGCGTCGCGGCCGAACTCGGCTTCGACGGGTCGACGTGATGGTCGCACGCGACGAGAGCACCCGGTCGGCAGCGGGGCTGAGCGTACTGCCGGAGCGGTTCGGCATCCCGGCGCTCAGCGTCATACCCCGTCCTGCCACTCACACACTTCGTCTGGGGATGCGACCAGCGGGTGAAACGTAAGCGTTTGGCGCAGCTGGCGGCCGAGCTGGACGCGAAGACGGTGTGGGTGTCTACGCGCGCCCGAGCAGCCAGACCAGTTCGCGCGCGTACTCGCCGTACCCGTCGACGGTCGGGTGGAAGGCGGCTGGCCCGCTCCGGCTGATCCACGGCGTCCCGGAGCCGATTCCATGCCCGGTGAAGTCCACTCCGATGTAGGCCAGGGGGAGTCCGGCCGCGTTCTGCTTCTCCACGGCGTCGCTGATGGTCTGGTTGAGGCCGAGAACGGCGGCGTTGACGGCCGTCGCCATCTCGAAGTCCGCAGCCTTCTGGTCCGAGTTGTCGTACAGGAGGGCGTAGCCCGTCACGACGATGCGCGCGTTGGAGGCTGCCTCGGCGACCCCGAGGTCATTGCCGCCGATGCTCAGCGTGACGAGTTCGGTGCGATCGTCGAGGGCGATGAGCTGGTTCTTCAGCAGATCCCTGGTCGTGGCCCCCGCGCAGGCGGCGTTGACGACGAGGTCGACGCCGGTGTCGCGCGCGAAGATCTCCGGGTAGCTCTTCGGGCTCCTCCGGCACTTGCCGTATTCGATGCCGCCACCCATCCCGGCCGCGAACGAATCGCCGAGCGCGACGTAGCGGGTGACTGCCGTGAGCGGTTTCTGAAAAAAGGCGTCAGGTGAGGGTGCGGGAGCGGCCGTGCGCGCTGACGGCGCCGGTGCGGGGGCCGCGGACTCGTTCTTTGCGGAGCAGGCGGACACCAGAGGCAGCGCCAAGGCCGCGAAGAGAGCGGCGAGGACAGTGGAAAAGGCTCCGTTTCGCATCACTCACACGCTACCGCGGGAGTCTCGGAAGTTCTCTGCCCGACCGTTCTGCGAGGGCCGGCAGGAGCACGCTGAGCACCCCAGGCCGGCCTCAGCCGGTGGCAGCGAGAGCGAGCGTGGCGAGCACGACAGTGACCGGGGCCACCATCGCGCCGAGCAGCGCATAGCGCCACCACGAAATCCCGGCGCCGAACGACGTCAGCCGCTGATGCCAGAGGAGGGTGGCGAGCGAGGCCCAGGGCGTGATGAGTGGCCCCGCGTTCACGCCGATGAGCAGCGCTGCCAGCCGCACGGGGGAACCGGCGACCGGCTCCAGCGCGAGGTAGGCCGGGAGGTTGTCGATCGCGTTCGCACCGACCATGCCGGTCAGCGAGAGCCGCAGCAGGGCCAGCGGGGAATCGCCGTCGCCGGAGACTCGCGCCAGCAGCGTCCCGAGCCCGTTCGCCTGCAGTGCCTCAATGAACAGGAATAGCCCCGCCGCGAGCAGGAGGAGTTGCCAGGGCACCAGTCCGAAGCGCAGCGCCGAGCGGTTGCGGACCAGGAAGACCGCCGCCAGCAGCACCGCTGCGGCGCACGTCGGCAGCCACACCGGGAGCCCGGAGACGAGCATCGGGATGAGCGCAACGACGACGCCTGCGCTGATCCAGAACAGCACGGGGTCCGCGATGGTCTCCACCTCTCCGGTCTCGTAGCGGACGAGGAGCGAGCGGCGGGAGAGGATGAAGACCACAACCATCGGCACGGTCATCGCGACCGGCGCCGGGATGAGCAGAAGCGTGGCGAACTGGACAGGCGACGGGTTCCCCATCGCGTGCTGGGCGAGGAGGTTGGTCAGGTTGGAGACCGGGAGCAGCAGCGAACCGGCGTTCGCCATCCACACGGTCGTCAGCGCAAACGGCAGGGGGTCGAGCCCAGCATGTCGTGCGAGGACTATCACGACGGGCGTCAGAAGCACAGCGGTGGTGTCAAGCGACAGGAAGACTGTGCTGAGCGCCGCCACCAGCACCACCAGCAGCCAGAGCGCCCAGGCCCGTCCGCGTCCCCAGCGCGCGGTCTGCTGCGCGACGGCGGTGAAGACGCCCGCCTCCGCGGCGAGTTCGGTCACGATGGTGATCGCGACGACGAAGAGCAGGATGGGCCACACCCGGTCCCAGAGCACCACGGCGTCGGCCAGCGGCAGCAGTCCCGTCGCGACAGCGATGCCGCCCAGCACAGCCAGCGCGGCACCCACGATCCCGGTTCGCATCCGGCCCCTCTCCTGCCCCTGAACGTTCGCGGACTCCGCCGATACAGTCGCCCCACGGAAGCGTACGCTAACGACGAGGGAAAGGACGCGCATGCGCAAGTTCATCTTCAACGGAGCCGTCGTCAGCGCGGCGATCGGCCTGTTCACGACGATCCAGTCGACCAGGAGGGGGGCCCGCGACTGGCGCGTCCCGCTCATGTGGATCAGTTCCGCGATCACCCTCGCCATCGCCATCGGAACCGTTGTGAAGGACTCCCGGGAGGCCAAACTGCGCGACTAGCGCAGAAATCAGCACGATTCCGCTGATCGTACGGCGTGTCCGCACGCTCTGCGATCCTTCCGCCGGGAGACTTGTCCCGACAGGAGAACCGGGAAGGGGTCGTGTGATGTTTGGTCGTAGGAGCCACGTCGCCATTCGTAAGCCAGTGGCGCCGGTCCCCCAGCTGACAGACGCACAAATCCTCGCGCTCGTACACAGCAAGGTCTCCGAGCTGATCGGCGAGAAGGGCGAGTGGACGGTCGTCCGCCGGGGCGCCGACGACACCGACACCGTCTTCCACTCGGTGCTCTCCCAGTCTGTCGCGGTCGGCATCACCGCGGCGATCGTCGAAGCTCGCACCCGGCTGGAAACAGGCGAGACCGCCGAGCCGCAGCACCGCGCGCCCACAGAACCCGTGCCGGTGATCGCCGCGGGAGCGGAAGCCGCCGAAGAGGAGTTCGCCGCGATGACGTGGGAGCCCGCGCCGATCACGGTGTGGACCGATCTGCGCAAACCGGTCACCGGGGAGATCCCGGCTGTCCAGGAGCGCCCCGCAGCGTAGCCCGCTCAGCCCGCCTCACCCGGTCCCCCGGCTCAGCCGACCGGCCGCCAGGACCCCGGACCGCCGGAGCCCGCGCGGTAGGTCTGCAAGGGAACTTCGCCCTTGCCCCACGCCGTCAGCACGGGAGCCACGATGCGCCAGCACTCCACCGACGTGTGTGCTCCGACCGAGAGCGGCGGGTCCCCGTCGAGGATGCCCTCGACGACTTCGCCATATGCCTGCAACTGGCCAGCCCCGAAGTCCGCGGTCAGCGCGACGCGCTCGACCTCGCGCGGGTCGCCTGGGCCGTTGACGTTGAGCTCCAGGGACATCGAATCGGGCGCGAGCATGATGCGGAGCTTGGCCGGCTCCGTGGTGCCCGTCAGCCCGGCCGGGATGCGCCGCGCCGGTTTGAAGGTGACCACGATCTCCCGCCGGCGCGTGCCAAGCGCTTTGCCCGAGCGGAGAGTGAACGGCACGCCGGCCCAGCGCCAGGTGTCGATCTGGACCGTCACCTCGGCGAGCGTCTCGTCTCGGTGCCGCGGGCCGGGTCGACGCCCGGCTCCCTGGAATAGGAAGGGAGTTCGCGACCCTCGACCGCGCCGGCGGTGTAGCGCGCGCGGCGGCTCGACTCCTTCGGACGGCCGCCCCACACCCGAGTGGCCCGGATGACAGCCGCCTTGGCCTCGCGGACGTCCACAGCGCCCAGGGTGGAGGGTGGCTCCATGGCCAGCACGGCCATGACTTGAAGCAAGTGGCTCTGGATCATGTCGACCAGGGCCCCGGCGTTGTCATAGTAACGGGCACGGTCCTCGAGTCCCAGCGTCTCGTCGTACACGATATCGACGCGCTCGATGTGATCGCCGTTCCACAGTGGCTCCAGGATGCTGTTGGCGAAGCGCAGCCCGATGAGATTGAGCACTGTGGAGCGGCCGAGGAAGTGGTCGATCCGGTGGATGCGCTCCTCCGGCGCCAGCGTCGCCAGCAGCTTGTTGAGCGCGACGGCGCTGCGTCGGTCCGTGCCGAACGGCTTCTCCAGTGCGAGGGTCAGCCCCGCGGGCCGGTCGATCGTCCCCAGCGCCGCGCAAGCCCTGGCCATGATCGACGGAGGAAGCGCGAAGTACAGAGCGGGGGCACCCTC
Above is a genomic segment from Leifsonia xyli subsp. xyli str. CTCB07 containing:
- a CDS encoding SLC13 family permease; protein product: MRTGIVGAALAVLGGIAVATGLLPLADAVVLWDRVWPILLFVVAITIVTELAAEAGVFTAVAQQTARWGRGRAWALWLLVVLVAALSTVFLSLDTTAVLLTPVVIVLARHAGLDPLPFALTTVWMANAGSLLLPVSNLTNLLAQHAMGNPSPVQFATLLLIPAPVAMTVPMVVVFILSRRSLLVRYETGEVETIADPVLFWISAGVVVALIPMLVSGLPVWLPTCAAAVLLAAVFLVRNRSALRFGLVPWQLLLLAAGLFLFIEALQANGLGTLLARVSGDGDSPLALLRLSLTGMVGANAIDNLPAYLALEPVAGSPVRLAALLIGVNAGPLITPWASLATLLWHQRLTSFGAGISWWRYALLGAMVAPVTVVLATLALAATG
- the otsA gene encoding alpha,alpha-trehalose-phosphate synthase (UDP-forming) — protein: MIVSNRLPVDRVVDETGESSWRPSPGGLVAALKPVMRAEDGVWIGWAGVAGEEVEPFEVDGIAILPVPLSEQDLQEYYEGFSNDTLWPLYHDVIAPPSYHREWWETYVAVNRRFAAAAAAVAAKGAVVWVHDYQLQLVPEMLRESRPDLVIGFFNHIPFPPYGIYSQLPWRRQIIDGLLGADVVGFQRVADASNFSRAVRRLKGYETRGPIIDVPIESDDPEAGSHRHVTANRHGGLVRTVLARAFPISIDVEQYQELARRPEIRARAAAIREELGNPETIMLGVDRLDYTKGIGHRLKAFGELLRDGRLDVEKATLVQVASPSRERVETYRQLRDEIELTVGRINGDYSTLGHTAVAYLHHGYPREEMVALYLAADVMLVTALRDGMNLVAKEYVATRVDEDGVLILSEFAGASDELRQALLINPHDIEGLKDAIAQAVEMPRRDRTRRMRALRKKVLTNDVARWSASFLDALIRRAHGDHPLQNSPVNRR
- a CDS encoding SGNH/GDSL hydrolase family protein, yielding MRNGAFSTVLAALFAALALPLVSACSAKNESAAPAPAPSARTAAPAPSPDAFFQKPLTAVTRYVALGDSFAAGMGGGIEYGKCRRSPKSYPEIFARDTGVDLVVNAACAGATTRDLLKNQLIALDDRTELVTLSIGGNDLGVAEAASNARIVVTGYALLYDNSDQKAADFEMATAVNAAVLGLNQTISDAVEKQNAAGLPLAYIGVDFTGHGIGSGTPWISRSGPAAFHPTVDGYGEYARELVWLLGRA
- a CDS encoding acetolactate synthase large subunit, with the translated sequence MSSDANHTTASPSTVALSASTGTAAPEQLTGSESVVRTLELLGVTDVFGLPGGAILPIYDAIMDSDTIRHILVRHEQGGGHAAEGYAAASNKVGVAMATSGPGATNLVTAIMDAHMDSVPVVFITGQVFSTLMGTDAFQEADIVGITMPITKHSFLVKSAEEIPVTIAAAYHIAGTGRPGPVLVDITKDAQQSRAPFVWPLKVDLPGYRPVTKAHGKQILAAAQLLAEAKKPILYVGGGVIRSRASQELLELAETTGLPVTTTLMARGAFPDTHAQHLGMPGMHGTVPAVLALQESDLIVSLGARFDDRVTGKTSLFAPHAKIVHVDVDPAEISKIRVADVPIVGDAKEVIVGLTVAYRDVAKDGEPDLAEWWTYLNGLREEFPLGFTPTSDGLLAPQHIIQRIGELTGPEAIYAAGVGQHQMWAAQFIKYERPNSWLNSGGAGTMGYSVPAAMGAKVAQPDCVVWAIDGDGCFQMTNQELATCTINDIPIKVAIINNSSLGMVRQWQTLFYDGRYSNTDLNTGHDTVRVPDFVTLAEAYGALGIRVTKEDEVDDAIRLALETNDRPVVIDFVVSADAMVWPMVPQGVSNSYVQYARDHSPSFGEE
- the ilvD gene encoding dihydroxy-acid dehydratase, whose translation is MPQIDWKPRSRVVTDGIEATTSRGMLRAVGMGDADWEKPQIGIASSWNEITPCNLSLDRLAQGAKEGVHSGGGYPLQFGTVSVSDGISMGHEGMHFSLVSREVIADSVETVMMAERLDGTVLLAGCDKSLPGMLMAAARLDLSAIFLYAGSIAPGWVKLSDGTEKDVTIIDSFEAVGACKAGKMSEEDLKRIECAIAPGEGACGGMYTANTMASVAEALGMSLPGSAAPPSADRRRDSFAHRSGEAVVSLLKQGITARDILTKKAFENAIAVAMAFGGSTNVVLHLLAIAREAEVDLTIDDFNRIGETVPHIGDLKPFGTYVMNDVDRHGGVPVVMKALLDAGLLHGDCLTVTGKTVAENLAEIDPPAPDGTVLRSLDNPIHPTGGLTILKGTLAPEGAVVKTAGFDAEVFEGPARVFERERAAMDALTAGRINAGDVVVICYEGPKGGPGMREMLAITATIKGAGLGKDVLLLTDGRFSGGTTGLCIGHIAPEAVDAGPIAFVRDGDLIRVDIAARSLDLLVDESELTARRDGWAPLPPRYTRGVLAKYSKLVRSAAEGAVTG
- the otsB gene encoding trehalose-phosphatase; the protein is MTSTASPQPSTSADLAAAVSALAGTERLLVALDFDGTLAPFVDIPKAARALPEAKAALDRLEQMPGTRVAYVSGRPLSSLETVTEADGDALLIGSHGVEIRFGREGVSLDLATEERAALDRLGEVLGALVQSVPGTRLEVKPVGFGVHYRLLEGEGAEDVVARARAAAASVSSDLTIRDGKDIIEFSVWDADKGDGIDRLREYTKATAVLFAGDDVTDEDGFRVLVPGRGDVGVKVGPGETTAQYRVADERAIAALLTLLSEARAAR